GCTCGACGTCCATGATCCGGAAGGAATACCCGACCCCGATCTTGGGGGAGAGGATGAGCCCCGCGTTGTACATGGGATCCGCGAAGGCGAGGTAGCACGGGAGGTTGTACGCGCCGGGGTCGGTCTTGTCGGCGGCAAAGAGGAGGAACGGCTCGTTCGGCCTCTCCTCGAACTCCATCTCGGCGACGGCGGGCCCCATCCCCTTCACGTTCCCGGAAAAGGAGTCCTTGAGGAGGTCCTGGCCGGCGCCGTAGAGCCCCTGCGCCTTCGCCACCTCGGTTCCGGCGAGGAACGTTTCCCAGGCGAGCTTGTGGACCTGTTCGTTCAGGACCCCCTCGGCATGGGTCATGAGAATCGCGATGTCGTCGCCCGTGAATCCCACATGGCTGTCGATCAGGAGCTTCTTCCCCTTTTCGGCAACACTCTTGCGCACCGTCTCGAGGAGCAGCGCGCTCGGCCGGATGTGGCCCCCGATGGAGCCGATATCCGCCTTGATTACGGACAATGTGATCTTCATCGGTCACCTCCTCGGTAAGTGGATTCGGCCAGATTGCTCCGATACCATCGCACGAATCGCTCCACGCCCTCCGCGACGGGGACCTTCGGGTCATAGCCGATCTCCGCGCGGGCGCGCGTGATGTCCGCATAGGTCACGGGCACGTCCCCCGGCTGCACCGGGAGGAACCGCCGGAACGCCTTCCGCCCGGTGACCCGCTCCAGCAGGCCGACGAGGTCGGAAAGGGAGACCGTGGCGGACTCCCCGAGGTTGTAGATCCGGTGGCCGGGCGGCGCCGAGAGCGCCCCCAACACTCCCGCCACGACATCGTCGACGTAGGTGTAGTCGCGCCGGGTCGACCCGTCCCCGTAGATCCCGATCTCCTTCCCTTCGAAGAGAAGGCGGGTGAACTTGCGGATGGCCATCTCCGGCCTCTGCCGCGGACCGTACACGGTGAAGAACCGAAGCGACGCGATGTTCATCCCGTAGAGGTGGCAGAAGGCGTGGCACAACAGCTCCCCCGCCTTCTTCGTCGCGGCGTAGGGGCTCACCGGGTGGTCGACGGGATCGTCCTCGGCGAACGGGATCTTGGAGTTGCCGCCGTATACCGAGGAGGAGGAGGCGAACAGGACGCGGGGGACGGCACGATCCCGCGCCCAGGCAAGGACTCGGGCCGTGCCCGTGACGTTCACGTCGGCATACCCGACGGGATCGGCCACCGACGGCCGGACGCCCGCCTTCGCGGCCAAGTGGATGAGCGCGCCCGCGAGGGTGCCGTCGCCCCACCGGCGAAGCGCGGCCTCGTCCCGGATGTCCCCCTCGGTAAAATCAAACCCCGGGTGGGCCGAAAGGGCCGCCAGGTTCCTCTCCTTGAGAGAACGGTCGTAGAAGGGGTCGAGGTTGTCCAGCCCGAATACCCGGTCGCCCCGGAGAAGGAGAGCCTCCGCCACGTGGGACCCGATGAACCCGGCGACACCTGTCATGTAGATCGTGGCTGGCAAGGAGACCTCCGGTTCGGCGGAAACGCGGAATGGTCGAAAACCATAGTACCACTTTATCAAGAAAAATGAATGCGGGCCGGACCTTGTGGACGTGGAAACGGCATCCCCGCAAGGCTTGACAGGCCCTGGGCATTCACCGAAAATAGCCACTACGGCGGCATAGCCAAGCGGTAAGGCAG
This genomic interval from Candidatus Deferrimicrobiaceae bacterium contains the following:
- a CDS encoding fructose 1,6-bisphosphatase — protein: MKITLSVIKADIGSIGGHIRPSALLLETVRKSVAEKGKKLLIDSHVGFTGDDIAILMTHAEGVLNEQVHKLAWETFLAGTEVAKAQGLYGAGQDLLKDSFSGNVKGMGPAVAEMEFEERPNEPFLLFAADKTDPGAYNLPCYLAFADPMYNAGLILSPKIGVGYSFRIMDVE
- a CDS encoding NAD-dependent epimerase/dehydratase family protein; protein product: MTGVAGFIGSHVAEALLLRGDRVFGLDNLDPFYDRSLKERNLAALSAHPGFDFTEGDIRDEAALRRWGDGTLAGALIHLAAKAGVRPSVADPVGYADVNVTGTARVLAWARDRAVPRVLFASSSSVYGGNSKIPFAEDDPVDHPVSPYAATKKAGELLCHAFCHLYGMNIASLRFFTVYGPRQRPEMAIRKFTRLLFEGKEIGIYGDGSTRRDYTYVDDVVAGVLGALSAPPGHRIYNLGESATVSLSDLVGLLERVTGRKAFRRFLPVQPGDVPVTYADITRARAEIGYDPKVPVAEGVERFVRWYRSNLAESTYRGGDR